A window of Castanea sativa cultivar Marrone di Chiusa Pesio chromosome 1, ASM4071231v1 contains these coding sequences:
- the LOC142624767 gene encoding uncharacterized protein LOC142624767 yields the protein MDLVDWHSPLLMVVTETKLSEARADEIIKTLPFDGAMVTNTIGFTRASLHDLPWAIMGDFNEVISMEEKSGGNPICQRRIRAIQDCMNVCQMMDLRFLGPKFTWSNKMEVGSLIQCRLDRFWANPAWKSFFSKANVTHLAKVNSDHWPLLLNLNPNMGSASNGPFRFQSIWLSHNDFPAIVREAWIGKEADLAGTITNFAVKAQRWNKEVFGNVFNRKKQIMARIMGTQRALANNPNNFLLKL from the exons ATGGATTTGGTGGATTGGCACTCTCCACTTCTTATGGTGGTAACGGAAACTAAGCTCAGTGAAGCAAGAGCTGATGAGATTATTAAGACCCTACCTTTTGATGGAGCTATGGTGACTAACACAATTGGCTTTACAAGAG CTTCACTTCATGATCTGCCTTGGGCTATTATGGGAGATTTTAATGAGGTGATCTCTATGGAAGAAAAGTCTGGAGGGAACCCCATCTGCCAGAGAAGAATTAGGGCTATCCAAGATTGTATGAATGTTTGCCAAATGATGGACTTGAGGTTTTTAGGGCCAAAGTTCACCTGGTCCAATAAAATGGAAGTTGGAAGCCTAATTCAGTGTAGATTGGACAGGTTTTGGGCCAACCCAGCCTGGAAATCCTTCTTCTCAAAAGCTAATGTCACTCATCTAGCCAAAGTCAATTCAGACCACTGGCCTCTACTCCTAAATCTTAACCCCAACATGGGCTCAGCATCAAATGGACCTTTCAGATTTCAATCTATATGGTTAAGTCATAATGACTTCCCTGCCATTGTAAGGGAGGCATGGATAGGAAAAGAGGCAGACCTGGCAGGCACAATCACAAATTTCGCAGTGAAAGCTCAAAGATGGAATAAGGAGGTGTTTGGGAATGTGTTTAAcagaaagaaacaaattatGGCCAGGATAATGGGTACTCAAAGAGCTCTAGCAAATAATCCCAACAACTTCCTACTCAAGCTTTAA